A genomic window from Lotus japonicus ecotype B-129 chromosome 1, LjGifu_v1.2 includes:
- the LOC130719566 gene encoding uncharacterized protein LOC130719566, with amino-acid sequence MAFPFPQGWARPKVKLYEGDSDPQEHVNFFVGAMQYAGASDPLYCRCFPMSLGKGPMNWFQNLPSNSLHDWNGVVTCFLAQYSSVRSIPKTAQTLALVKQKEKESLKAFLNRFNKEAGDITGLLPDTRLVLATAALAPGPFLTSLDGKPANTLEEFLARAEKFINMEDAATLRAASQTLAIKGPQKMKEHKDQPSTRESRRKGQDERKPKRKKYDSYTPLNSSLSRILREKASTDLRDRPPPLLTRGDKLDSKRFCEFHDSPGHNTDECLNLKDKVEGLIRAGRLSKYVAVSTGALPRPRSPPPRRTPTPPRHRDRTPPKRRSAERRDRTPPRRRSPERRGRSRERRRSPDRHGRDEVRRQHGSHLVDVGSIAGGWAAGGPTNNSRKRSTRVIMSAAGRPRPGSLHPPRQKVAITFMEDDYGEDTGEEDDPIVIEALIGNGKIRRTLIDTGSSADIMFYDAYKSLGLSVKDLLPYDHDLVGFTGDRVLPLGYFDTCLSLGDYRICRTIKARFLVVECPTAYNAILGRPSLNTFRAIISTHHLMLKYPWAGRAVPVRGNLEMARSCYNSSCRLAREERKKKKSKVHDQQNNFHVQHTSFMTDLDPRVDQSRDDQRLKPDGEYHPIQVGPLPENTTNIARGLPRDLCKRMENLLLSNGKLFAWSSADMPGIDPAFCSHRLSVDRKFKPVAQKKRQMSFEKQQVIQQQTTELLQAGIIREVKYTTWLSNVVSVKNSNGKWRMCVDYTDLNKACPKDPFPLPSIDALVDNSSGYEYLSLMDAYSGYNQIPMHRDDEEKTAFITDRGTYCYTMLPFGLKNAVATYQRMMTRIFGDLMGKSVEVYIDDIIVKTPKGGDHAADLAVVFEQLKKHNMRLNPDKCTFGVRSGKFLGYMLTNRGIELNPDKCQAIMNMKSPRTVKEVQQLAGRMAAIGRFLPKAALRALPLYTFLKKGATFERSAEADAAFTQLKETLSSPLF; translated from the coding sequence ATGGCGTTCCCTTTCCCTCAGGGGTGGGCACGGCCCAAAGTGAAACTCTACGAGGGAGACTCCGACCCACAGGAACACGTGAACTTCTTCGTGGGCGCGATGCAGTATGCTGGGGCCAGCGACCCTTTATACTGCCGATGCTTCCCCATGAGCCTGGGAAAAGGACCCATGAACTGGTTCCAGAATTTACCGAGCAACTCCTTGCACGACTGGAACGGGGTCGTGACCTGCTTTTTAGCCCAGTACTCCTCGGTGCGCAGCATACCGAAGACCGCGCAGACTCTAGCTTTGGTTAAGCAAAAAGAGAAAGAATCTCTGAAAGCATTTCTCAATCGGTTCAACAAAGAGGCCGGCGATATCACCGGTCTCCTCCCCGACACCAGATTGGTCCTGGCTACTGCAGCCCTTGCACCGGGACCGTTCCTGACCTCGCTGGACGGCAAGCCAGCCAACACTCTAGAGGAATTTCTTGCTCGAGCAGAGAAATTCATAAATATGGAAGATGCCGCGACCCTAAGAGCCGCGAGTCAGACGCTAGCAATCAAAGGACCGCAGAAGATGAAGGAACATAAGGACCAGCCTTCGACCCGGGAGTCCCGACGGAAGGGTCAGGACGAACGGAAGCCGAAACGAAAGAAATATGATAGTTATACcccactgaactcctccctctcACGTATCCTGAGGGAGAAAGCCTCCACCGACCTCCGAGACCGCCCACCCCCACTCCTGACAAGGGGGGACAAGCTAGATTCCAAGAGATTCTGTGAGTTCCACGACAGCCCGGGCCACAACACTGACGAGTGCCTGAACCTCAAGGACAAGGTGGAGGGACTGATCAGAGCAGGGAGACTGTCCAAGTATGTAGCTGTGTCAACGGGGGCCCTCCCGCGCCCGCGCTCGCCACCCCCGAGGCGGACACCGACCCCCCCGAGGCACCGAGACCGGACTCCTCCCAAGCGCCGATCGGCAGAACGACGAGACAGAACTCCACCGCGTCGCCGGAGTCCCGAGCGTCGCGGACGAAGCCGAGAACGGAGAAGAAGCCCCGACCGCCACGGCCGGGATGAAGTCAGAAGACAACATGGAAGCCATTTAGTCGACGTCGGTTCAATAGCAGGAGGATGGGCCGCAGGCGGGCCCACCAACAACAGCCGGAAGAGGAGTACTCGCGTCATCATGTCCGCGGCTGGACGGCCCCGGCCAGGGTCCCTCCACCCCCCAAGGCAGAAGGTGGCCATAACCTTCATGGAGGACGATTACGGCGAGGACACCGGCGAAGAAGACGACCCTATCGTCATTGAAGCCTTGATCGGCAACGGTAAGATCCGAAGGACACTCATCGATACAGGTAGTTCtgctgacattatgttttatgatgcTTACAAGAGCTTAGGACTATCTGTGAAGGATCTGCTCCCCTACGACCATGATTTGGTCGGGTTCACAGGGGACAGAGTCCTACCCTTAGGATATTTTGATACTTGCCTTTCCTTGGGAGATTACAGAATTTGCAGGACTATAAAAGCCCGCTTTCTGGTGGTGGAGTGTCCGACGGCGTACAACGCCATTCTTGGCAGGCCAAGCCTCAACACTTTCAGGGCAATCATATCCACCCACCACCTGATGCTGAAGTACCCCTGGGCAGGAAGGGCGGTACCAGTACGCGGCAATCTAGAAATGGCGAGGAGCTGCTACAACTCCAGCTGCAGGCTGGCCAGGgaggaaaggaagaagaagaagtccaAAGTGCACGACCAACAGAACAACTTTCACGTTCAACACACCAGTTTCATGACCGACCTTGACCCCCGCGTGGACCAGTCTAGAGACGACCAACGCCTCAAACCCGACGGGGAGTACCACCCCATCCAGGTCGGTCCCCTTCCAGAGAACACTACCAACATAGCTCGGGGCCTTCCCCGAGACCTCTGCAAACGAATGGAAAATTTGCTACTTTCCAATGGGAAGCTGTTTGCCTGGTCGTCAGCCGACATGCCCGGCATTGACCCCGCCTTCTGTAGCCACAGACTTTCCGTCGACCGGAAGTTCAAACCAGTTGCTCAGAAGAAGAGGCAGATGAGCTTTGAGAAGCAGCAGGTTATCCAGCAACAGACCACAGAGTTGCTTCAGGCCGGAATCATTCGGGAGGTCAAGTACACGACCTGGCTCTCCAATGTGGTCTCAGTCAAGAACTCAAATGGGAAGTGGCGCATGTGCGTCGACTACACGGACCTCAACAAGGCTTGCCCCAAGGACCCGTTTCCCCTACCGAGCATTGATGCGCTGGTCGACAATTCCTCGGGATACGAATACCTCTCTCTTATGGATGCctattcaggctacaaccagaTTCCCATGCATAGGGACGATGAAGAGAAAACTGCCTTCATCACCGACCGAGGCACCTACTGTTACACGATGCTGCCCTTCGGCCTCAAGAACGCAGTGGCGACCTACCAACGGATGATGACCCGAATCTTCGGGGACCTAATGGGGAAATCGGTCGAAgtctacattgatgatattataGTCAAGACCCCAAAGGGAGGGGACCACGCGGCAGACCTCGCAGTCGTTTTCGAGCAGTTAAAGAAGCAcaacatgcgcctcaacccCGACAAGTGTACTTTTGGCGTTCGAAGCGGGAAGTTTCTGGGGTACATGCTCACCAACCGCGGCATTGAGTTGAACCCTGACAAATGTCAGGCAATCATGAATATGAAGAGCCCGCGCACAGTCAAGGAAGTTCAACAGCTGGCCGGGCGCATGGCCGCGATCGGCCGCTTTTTGCCAAAAGCTGCTCTCCGGGCCCTGCCTCTTTACACCTTCCTGAAGAAGGGAGCGACTTTTGAGCGGTCGGCGGAGGCCGACGCTGCTTTCACTCAGCTGAAGGAGACCCTGTCCTCCCCCCTATTCTGA